The following proteins come from a genomic window of Gossypium raimondii isolate GPD5lz chromosome 5, ASM2569854v1, whole genome shotgun sequence:
- the LOC105766201 gene encoding uncharacterized protein LOC105766201 isoform X2 produces the protein MACTSMAAISLNFQHFRNHRVSFSSCCCFNRKIKLHENQQILSRKYRRKPISALASGLEASISDADDKLIALKDAKIVVESKDENKIQLRVDVTGIETQKVFNKVLTDLARQAPPIPGFRREKGGKTTKVPREFLLQILGEERVTKFVVQEIVTSTVADYVKEENLNVKDKKVSTSQSAEELKVSFTPGKDFWFNAVLELEESENS, from the exons ATGGCATGTACGAGCATGGCAgcaatttctttaaatttccaACATTTTCGAAATCATAGG GTCTCTTTCAGTAGCTGTTGCTGCTTCAACAGAAAAATCAAGTTACATGAAAACCAACAAATTCTTAGTCGCAA GTACAGGAGGAAGCCAATATCTGCACTTGCCTCGG gtttGGAGGCATCTATTTCAGATGCAGATGACAAATTGATAGCCTTGAAAGATGCTAAGATCGTTGTTGAAtctaaagatgaaaacaagatCCAG CTTCGAGTGGATGTTACTGGAATTGAGACACAAAAGGTATTTAACAAGGTTTTGACGGATTTGGCTCGTCAAGCGCCACCAATTCCTGGTTTTCGTAGAGAGAAAGGAG GTAAAACAACAAAG GTTCCAAGGGAATTCCTATTACAAATTCTTGGTGAAGAGCGTGTTACCAAGTTTGTTGTACAAGAAATAGTTACCTCCACTGTAGCTGATTATGTAAAAGAG GAAAATTTGAATGTCAAAGACAAGAAAGTTAGCACAAGCCAATCAGCAGAAGAGCTCAAAGTTTCATTTACTCCTGGAAAGGATTTTTGGTTTAATGCAGTGCTGGAGTTAGAAGAATCTGAAAATTCATAG
- the LOC105766201 gene encoding uncharacterized protein LOC105766201 isoform X1, producing MACTSMAAISLNFQHFRNHRVSFSSCCCFNRKIKLHENQQILSRKVVRYRRKPISALASGLEASISDADDKLIALKDAKIVVESKDENKIQLRVDVTGIETQKVFNKVLTDLARQAPPIPGFRREKGGKTTKVPREFLLQILGEERVTKFVVQEIVTSTVADYVKEENLNVKDKKVSTSQSAEELKVSFTPGKDFWFNAVLELEESENS from the exons ATGGCATGTACGAGCATGGCAgcaatttctttaaatttccaACATTTTCGAAATCATAGG GTCTCTTTCAGTAGCTGTTGCTGCTTCAACAGAAAAATCAAGTTACATGAAAACCAACAAATTCTTAGTCGCAA aGTTGTTAGGTACAGGAGGAAGCCAATATCTGCACTTGCCTCGG gtttGGAGGCATCTATTTCAGATGCAGATGACAAATTGATAGCCTTGAAAGATGCTAAGATCGTTGTTGAAtctaaagatgaaaacaagatCCAG CTTCGAGTGGATGTTACTGGAATTGAGACACAAAAGGTATTTAACAAGGTTTTGACGGATTTGGCTCGTCAAGCGCCACCAATTCCTGGTTTTCGTAGAGAGAAAGGAG GTAAAACAACAAAG GTTCCAAGGGAATTCCTATTACAAATTCTTGGTGAAGAGCGTGTTACCAAGTTTGTTGTACAAGAAATAGTTACCTCCACTGTAGCTGATTATGTAAAAGAG GAAAATTTGAATGTCAAAGACAAGAAAGTTAGCACAAGCCAATCAGCAGAAGAGCTCAAAGTTTCATTTACTCCTGGAAAGGATTTTTGGTTTAATGCAGTGCTGGAGTTAGAAGAATCTGAAAATTCATAG